In Fusarium oxysporum Fo47 chromosome IX, complete sequence, the following proteins share a genomic window:
- a CDS encoding thiamine diphosphate-binding protein: MLRTRQAAKAIRAVANARSFTTTSAVASVHTSKKVASTRNQSTAAAPARDIPSPGFNVEKNQNNVQPLVNPRKNDMDESFIGKTGGEIFHEMMLRHGVKHIFGYPGGAILPVFDAIYNSKHFDFILPRHEQGAGHMAEGYARASGKPGVVLVTSGPGATNVITPMQDALSDGTPMVVFTGQVVTTAIGSDAFQEADVVGISRACTKWNVMVKNVAELPRRINEAFEIATSGRPGPVLVDLPKDVTAGVLRRAIPTETALPSLPSAASRAAMDVTKKQLEGALQRVGNLVNKAKKPIIYAGQGIILSEGGPEILKELADKSSIPVTTTLQGLGAYDELDEKSLHMLGMHGSAYANMAMQEADLIIALGARFDDRVTLSIAKFAPGAKAAAAEGRGGIVHFEIMPKNINKVVQATEAIEGDVAANLKELLPLVESKTMEDRKEWFNKINEWKKKWPLTDYERAERSGLIKPQTLIEELSNLVADRKDKTYIATGVGQHQMWTAQHFRWRHPRSMITSGGLGTMGYGLPAAIGAKVAQPDALVIDIDGDASFNMTLTELSTAAQFNIGVKVIVLNNEEQGMVTQWQNIFYEDRYAHTHQSNPDFIKLAEAMRVQNRRVSKPEDVVDALKWLINTDGPALLEVVTDKKVPVLPMVPVGSGLHEFLVFDGAKDKKRRELMRERTCGLHG, encoded by the exons CAGTACCAGGAATCAATCTACTGCTGCTGC ACCTGCACGCGATATCCCTAGCCCAGGGTTTAATGTCGAGAAGAACCAGAACAATGTCCAGCCTCTGGTCAACCCCCGGAAAAACGACATGGATGAGTC TTTCATTGGAAAGACTGGTGGTGAAATCTTCCACGAGATGATGCTCCGACATGGCGTGAAACACATCT TTGGATACCCTGGCGGTGCCATTCTCCCCGTTTTCGATGCCATCTACAACTCAAAGCACTTCGATTTTATCCTCCCTCGCCACGAGCAAGGTGCTGGCCACATGGCTGAGGGTTATGCCCGAGCTTCTGGCAAGCCCGGTGTTGTTCTCGTCACATCTGGTCCCGGTGCTACAAATGTCATCACACCTATGCAGGATGCTCTGTCTGACGGTACACCCATGGTTGTCTTCACCGGTCAGGTCGTGACAACTGCCATTGGCAGTGATGCTTTCCAAGAGGCTGATGTTGTCGGTATCTCTCGCGCATGCACCAAGTGGAACGTTATGGTCAAGAACGTTGCCGAACTTCCTCGACGCATCAACGAAGCTTTCGAGATCGCCACCAGCGGTCGCCCCGGTCCCGTCCTCGTCGATCTTCCCAAGGATGTCACTGCCGGTGTCCTACGGAGAGCTATCCCTACCGAGACTGCTCTGCCTTCTCTGCCTAGTGCCGCTTCCCGCGCTGCTATGGATGTgaccaagaagcagctcgaggGAGCCCTCCAGCGCGTCGGCAACCTcgtcaacaaggccaagaagcccaTCATTTATGCTGGTCAGGGTATCATTCTTTCCGAGGGTGGTCCCGAGATCCTCAAGGAGCTCGCTGACAAGTCCTCCATCCCCGTTACCACTACTCTTCAAGGTCTAGGTGCCTACGACGAACTCGACGAGAAGTCCCTGCACATGCTTGGTATGCACGGTTCTGCTTACGCCAACATGGCCATGCAGGAAGCCGATCTTATCATCGCTCTCGGTGCCCGATTCGACGACCGTGTTACTCTAAGCATTGCTAAGTTCGCCCCAGGTGCCAAGgccgctgctgctgagggCCGTGGTGGTATTGTCCACTTTGAGATTATGCCCAAGAACATTAACAAGGTCGTTCAGGCAACCGAGGCCATCGAGGGTGATGTCGCCGCCAACCTGAAGGAACTCCTGCCTCTGGTTGAGTCCAAGACCATGGAGGACCGCAAGGAGTGgttcaacaagatcaacgagtggaagaagaagtggcCCCTGACCGACTACGAGCGTGCCGAGCGCTCCGGTCTCATCAAGCCCCAGACTCTGATTGAGGAGCTCAGCAACCTTGTTGCGGACCGCAAGGACAAGACCTACATCGCCACTGGTGTCGGTCAACATCAAATGTGGACTGCTCAGCACTTCCGATGGAGACACCCTAGATCCATGATCACCTCTGGTGGTCTTGGCACCATGGGATACGGTCTACCTGCTGCCATTGGTGCCAAGGTTGCCCAGCCTGATGCTCTTGTTATCGACATCGACGGTGACGCTTCCTTCAACATGACCCTGACTGAGCTTTCCACTGCTGCTCAGTTCAACATTGGCGTCAAGGTCATTGTTCTTAACAATGAGGAGCAGGGTATGGTCACACAATGGCAAAACATCTTCTATGAGGATCGATATGCCCATACTCACCAGAGCAACCCcgacttcatcaagctcgcCGAGGCCATGCGCGTCCAAAACCGACGTGTCTCCAAACCCGAGGACGTTGTCGATGCCCTGAAGTGGCTTATCAACACTGACGGCCCTGCTCTGCTGGAGGTCGTCACCGACAAGAAGGTCCCTGTCCTGCCCATGGTGCCCGTCGGTTCCGGTCTACATGAGTTCCTCGTCTTTGACGGAG ccaaggacaagaagagaCGTGAGCTGATGAGAGAGCGTACCTGCGGTCTGCACGGCTAA